From a region of the Castor canadensis chromosome 7, mCasCan1.hap1v2, whole genome shotgun sequence genome:
- the Guca2a gene encoding guanylin: protein MNTFLLSTLCLLGAWAALAKGVTVQDGDFSFPLESVKKLKDLQELPESKVGSLRKLAPVLSEPGAPRQCGSPAFPEALKPLCEEPNAEEILQRLEAIAHDPSTCEICAYAACTGC from the exons ATGAACACCTTCCTGCTTTCCACGCTGTGCCTCCTGGGGGCCTGGGCAGCCCTGGCAAAGGGCGTCACCGTGCAG GATGGAGATTTCTCCTTTCCTCTGGAGTCAGTGAAGAAGCTTAAGGACCTCCAGGAACTCCCGGAGTCCAAGGTTGGGAGCCTCAGGAAGCTTGCGCCCGTGCTTTCTGAGCCTGGGGCTCCCCGGCAATGCGGCTCCCCAGCGTTTCCGGAAGCACTCAAGCCGCTCTGCGAAGAGCCCAACGCCGAGGAGATCCTGCAGAGGCTGG AGGCCATCGCTCACGACCCGAGCACCTGTGAGATCTGTGCCTATGCTGCCTGTACCGGATGCTAG
- the Guca2b gene encoding guanylate cyclase activator 2B has protein sequence MSGHLWGTTIVLLLLLQSTQSVYIKYQGFQVQLESVKKLSDLEGRQVLSTDLQAQSLLPSVCHYPELPLDLKPICASQEADGVFKALKTITFDNCELCVNVACTGC, from the exons ATGTCAGGACACCTGTGGGGGACAACCATTGTCCTCCTGTTGCTGCTGCAGAGCACACAGTCAGTCTACATCAAA TACCAAGGCTTCCAGGTCCAGCTGGAATCAGTGAAGAAACTGAGTGACCTAGAGGGGAGGCAAGTGCTTAGCACAGACCTGCAGGCCCAGAGTCTCCTGCCCTCTGTATGCCACTACCCAGAGCTACCCCTGGACTTAAAGCCCATCTGTGCCTCTCAGGAAGCCGACGGCGTCTTCAAGGCTTTGA AGACCATCACTTTTGACAACTGTGAGCTGTGTGTGAACGTCGCCTGTACCGGCTGCTGA